In the genome of Pseudomonadota bacterium, the window ACTCCGGACCGAGCATGGCGCAGCGCCGCGGGGTCGGATGGCGTGTCGGCGAACCGAGGAAATGCAGCGCATGCGGTTGGAATCGAGCAGGGTCGAGCGTGAGACGACGCGGCAGACGGCCCCGCGCCGCAAGCCAGGCGACGGGAGTGAGTTTCGGGACGGGCACTAGGTTAGGGGTAGCGATCGACACGCGGCCTCGATGGGTGCTACGGTCGCTTCGCGGGAAGCTAAGGAGATCACGAAATGGCAGTCCGAACATCATCAGCGACTTGGAACGGAACCCTGAAAGAAGGCAGGGGCTTGCTCAAGGTAGGCACCGCTTACGAGGGCCCCTTCACGTTTGCCTCGCGTTTCGAGCAGGGCGGCGGTACCAACCCAGAGGAGATGGTAGGCGCGGCCCACGCGGGCTGCTACTCCATGTTCCTGTCGGCCCTCATCAGCAAGGAGAGCCTCACGCCCGAGAGTGTGGAAACCAAGGCCACGGTCCACCTCGGCGACGACGGTGGCCCCAAGATCACCTCGATCGAA includes:
- a CDS encoding OsmC family protein, giving the protein MAVRTSSATWNGTLKEGRGLLKVGTAYEGPFTFASRFEQGGGTNPEEMVGAAHAGCYSMFLSALISKESLTPESVETKATVHLGDDGGPKITSIELVCNAKVPGLDQDKFVELAQAAKEKCPISRLYAGTEIKLSATLA